The Gemmatimonadota bacterium region GACTTCCGCCAGACCACCGACGCGGAGGTCTTGGCGCTTCTGGCGGAGGCCCGGGAGTCCTCCTCCCAGAAGAGCGGCGCGCCGTGAGCGGAGAGCGGCCGAGGGAGTCGCGCCCTCGGCCGTCCCCGCGCAGCTCTTACGGCAGGCTGGTCGTGCGGCCGGAACCGCCCACCGGGTAAGCGGCGCCGGTGATCGTGCCGGCCAAGCCGGTCACGATGTAGTCTTCCAGCGCCTGCTGGTAGGACACTCCGAGCGTGGTGAAGGGCGCCCCCCGGTAGGGGTACTGGTCTCCGCCCCGCGCCAGGAAGTCGATCGTGGCGATCGCGATGGCGGCTCCGCCTTGCACGCTGCCTCCAACGACGATGGGCGTGCCCCCCGACAGCGTCACGTCCACCACCCGCGTCCCGGGCGTCGTGACGTTGCCGCTGCCGTCCAGGATCTGGGCCGTGCCGGTGGTATCATAGGAGAAGGTGAAGCCGGCTATCTGTGCGAAGCGGCCGTCCGTGAACTCCACGCGCGACACCGCGTTCTCCAGGATCTCCTTGAATTGTTCCCTGGGGATGTCCGCGACGATAGTCACGAAGTTGGGGAACGGCACCATCTCGAACGTCTTCAACAGGCTGATCGGTCCGGCCGGCACGATCTCGTCGTTGCGGATGCCGCCTCCGTTCTGCAACGCCACATCGGGAGCCGGGGCCCCGAAGGATGCGGCGAGCTGTTGCGCCTGCCAGAGCAGGGCGTCGGCGATCAGGTTGCCCTGGTTGGTCTCACGGGTTCGAACCTCGCTGCGCCTGCCGTCCAGGTCGACCTCGCTCGTGCCGATGATCGTGGCGGCGAGCGCCGCGACCGCTGCCTCGACAGGCGCCACGACCAGGCTCTGGATCACGGGATCGGGCGCGACGCCGTCTGCGAACGCGCCCCCGACCACACGCACCGGGCCGCTCGCGTCGCCGATACCCACGACGTCGCCGTGGTGATCGAACTCAACGACCAGACGCCCCACGTACCGATACTGACCCGCCGTCGTGACCACGGGCACCTCGGTGCCGTCCATGTCCAGCGCCGTAAGCGGGTAGTCTCCCTCCGGGGAGTCCCCCGGAATGAGGAGGTCGCCAGGGTTGGCGAGCAGCTCGTCGCCGCCGCCGGCGATGACGATGTCGACTCCGTCGAGCATCGGGATCAGGGTGAGTTCCTCCTGGACGCTCTGCAGGTGGCTCGCGAGGATGATCTTGTCGACGCCGCTGGCTTCCAGCGCTCCCACTTCGGCCATGATCGCGGCCGCAACGTCGGCCTCCACGACCACGTTTCGTGGGCTCGAGATGAAGGGCAGATTGGGTGTCGTTGCGCCGATGACTCCGACGCGGGCTCCGGGCAGCTGCACTACGATGCTCTCGGCGATGCGGCCTCCGCCCTCCAGGGCCG contains the following coding sequences:
- a CDS encoding 5'-nucleotidase C-terminal domain-containing protein, which encodes MRHVLSLSVFGAIALGLAACADDPAQPEAVTSAVEGQAAKHSNQQVRYVLTVLHNNDGESELLPDGDVAGVARFASVIDRIRDEVRVDGRHGLVVVSSGDNFLAGPQLTASIDQGPPFFDAIALNQIGYDAFAIGNHEFDLGPDFFADFIAGFSGRTCVAAPGVRKGQTGGSGPSSGRHNVPCAGPFLSSNLDVSGEPALAALEGGGRIAESIVVQLPGARVGVIGATTPNLPFISSPRNVVVEADVAAAIMAEVGALEASGVDKIILASHLQSVQEELTLIPMLDGVDIVIAGGGDELLANPGDLLIPGDSPEGDYPLTALDMDGTEVPVVTTAGQYRYVGRLVVEFDHHGDVVGIGDASGPVRVVGGAFADGVAPDPVIQSLVVAPVEAAVAALAATIIGTSEVDLDGRRSEVRTRETNQGNLIADALLWQAQQLAASFGAPAPDVALQNGGGIRNDEIVPAGPISLLKTFEMVPFPNFVTIVADIPREQFKEILENAVSRVEFTDGRFAQIAGFTFSYDTTGTAQILDGSGNVTTPGTRVVDVTLSGGTPIVVGGSVQGGAAIAIATIDFLARGGDQYPYRGAPFTTLGVSYQQALEDYIVTGLAGTITGAAYPVGGSGRTTSLP